The following nucleotide sequence is from Deltaproteobacteria bacterium.
GTCCGTGTTTTCCTCCCTGGGCGACCTGCTTGGCTATGCCGCTTCGCGCAGCATCCCTACCATACTACCCCAAATCACAACCGAGGGTGACCGTGTGGTGGTTAAGCTGCCCAACGATCCCGAGTACACCATTGCCGGGTCGAAGCAACGGCTTCGACCGAATGAAATTTCAAGAATTGTCATTGTGGAAGGCAGGCTGAAAGCCGTCTGTTTTTGGGAACAGACGGGCTGCTGAACGCTGCAAGTCTGGTTCTTGCCGGCAAAAGATGTGCGGATGGAAGTCATCCTGAAAAAAATATAGCGCAACATTCCCATGGGGATTTTGCGCTAGCGTTCACCGCGCCGGTAGGGTTCACCCAGCATGGCCGGCGCATTCAGCTTCCGGCTGTCCTTAAGACCAATCACCAAGAGGACCAGCAGTGTGCCGATATAGGGCAGCATGGCCAGAAAGTTGGGTGAAATGCCCAGCGGCTGCAGCAGATACTGCAACACAAATATGCCCCCGAACAAAAACGCGCCCACCAGGGCGCGCATGGGGTTCCACAGGGCGAAGATCGTCAGGGCGATGACGATCCACCCCCTTCCGGCCGTCATCCCCTCGATCCACGACCCGCTGTATGATATGGACAAATTCGCCCCGGCCATGCCGGAAAAAGCACCGCCGGCTATGATGCTCCCGTAGCGGATCAAAGAGACGTTGACGCCCTGGGCCTCCGTGGCCTGCGGGTTTTCACCGGCGGAACGGATCTTGATGCCCAGGTCCGTGTAGTCAAGCATGAACCAGGCGGCCGGGGCCAGCACCAGCGCCATGTAGAAAAACGGGCTCTGGTCGAAAAAGATCTCTCCCAAATAAGGAATGTCGGACAGATACGGAATGGCATAGTCGTGCATTTTTACGCTGAGGGGTTTTCCCACGAAGGGCTTCCCGGCCAGTCCCGAGATGCCCAGGCCCAGCATGGTCAGCGCCAGGCCGGAAACCACCTGGTTTGACTGCAGGCTCACGGATGCAAACGCGTGGATGACCGATATCACCATGCCCGCCAGAATGGCGGCCATCAGTCCGAGCCATGGATTGTGCGTGTAAAAAGTCACCATGAAGGCGGCTACCGCCCCGGTCGACATCACCCCTTCAACACCGAGATTGAGAATGCCGGAGCGTTCGCAGATTACCTCACCGATGGTGCCCAGCAAGAGGGGCGTACCGGCAATCAAGGTCCGCCGGACAACTGAAACGATCATATCTTCCATACGCTCAACCTGTTTTCAGCGGCTTCGTTGTCTGATGGCCCGTTCGCGGTTCAGCAACGAACCTGACTTTATGTTTCAAAAAATAATCCCCCATGATCAGAAACACGAGGAGGGTCCCGTTGAAAATTTCCACCGTCGCCGCGGGAAGCCCCAGGGAAATCTGAATGGCATCCCCCCCCACAAGAATACCGGCAAAGAATATGCTCGCGATGATGACGAAAAAGGGATTGAGTTTGGCCAGCCAGGCAACAATGATGGCCGTGAAGCCATAGCCGGATGAAATCGAGTCCGGATAGCTGAGATAGTGGTGAAGCCCCGCGACCTCCCCCACACCGGCAAACCCCGCAACGCCGCCACTTATGGCCATGATGATCAGTGTTGTCTTAAAGAAATCGATTCCCGCATAGCGGGCTGCCTCGGGGTTTTCGCCGATCACCCGGACTTCATATCCGAAACGGGTCTTGTAGATGACCATGCCCAGAACGGCCACGGTCAGCAGTGCCAGAATAAGCGTCGCATAGTGGATCCGCGACCCGGGAATCAACCCCAGGGTGGCCGATGCCGGCAGGTCGTCGGTGTAGGGAAAGCCGAACTTGGTTTTTCCCTTCCAGGGGCCCACAATCAAGAACGTCAGAAACTCGGCGCAGATGTAATTCATCATCAGGGTCGAAATGACCTCGTTGATGGCAAACTTTATCTTTAAAAAAGCCGGAATCAACCCCCAAAAAGCGCCGCCCACGAACCCGGCGAAAAACATCAGGGGAACGATTACCGGTGCAGGGAGGTGCGGGCCCCAGTTGAGCCCTACCCAGGTACCGAAAATGGCCCCCATCAAAAGCTGGCTCTCCGCACCGATGTTCCAGAACTTGGCTCTGAAGGCGATCGCCAGCCCGACGCCGATCAGGATCAGCGGAATGGCCTTGGTGACGGTTTCCTTGATGCCGTACATGCTGCCGAAGGAACCGGTGAAAATTTTTGCTATGGCAAAAACAGGGTTCACGCCAAAGGCGAGAAATATAAGCCCAATAAAGAACAGACCGGCCACGATCGAAAAAGCGAGCGCCCAAACCTTGTCGGCCGTTGTAATTTTTTCTCTGTCGGTTATGTTAATTGAGGGTATCATTCACTTTTTCCCCATGGCACGAGGCACGGCACCCCACGGTCATCCGGCCACACCGGCCGCAGGCAAACGCAGGGATCCGGCCATCATCAACCCGATATCCGCCGTGCGCGGATCATCGCTTTTCAAAATGCCCATAAATTCCCCCTGAAAAAGAACGGCTATCCGATCGCACAGTTCGAAAATCTCCTCCAGATCTTCCGAAACCAGCAGCACCGCCCCGCCGGCCATGCGCTGTTTTAAAAGCTGCTTGCGCAGGTATTCCGTTGCCCCCACGTCCAGGCCGTAGGTCGGGTGGGAGGCCACCAGGAGAACCGGGTCATGGCTGATCTCACGACCCAGAATAAGCTTTTGAATATTGCCGCCCGACAAATCCTTGGTCTGAACATTGATGGAGGGCGCCAGGACCTGGAAGGCGTCCACCAGTTTTTTAGCATGAGACTTGATGTTCCCGTATGCCAGCAGCGAATTCTTCGAATATTTTCTCAAATGGTGCTGCTTGAGGATAGCGTTTTCATACACATAAAGACCCGGTGCGATACCGAACTTAATCCGCTCTTCCGGCACATGGGAAACACCGCTGTCATAAATCTTACGGGGGGACCGGTTGGTTATGTCGCGATCATTGACGCTTATTTTCCCCGCAGCCACCTGCCTCAGGCCGGTTATCGCTTCCACCAGTTCCCGCTGACCGTTGCCGGAAACACCGGCGATGCCGAATATTTCGTTTTTATAAATGTCAAAAGAGACTTCCTTTACCGCCGGATAGCCCTTGTCGCTGTTTACGGTCAGGCCCGTGACCTGCAACACACGGTCGCTGGGTGGCATTTTTTCCCTTTGGATATCGAAGATCACGTCCCGGCCCACCATCATCCTGGCCAGCGTTTTTTTGTCCATCGCCGCCGTATGGGCATGGCCCACGATGCGTCCCTTCTGCAGCACCGTCACCCGATCGCAGAGAGCCATGATTTCATCCAACTTGTGGCTGATCAGGATAATGAGATGTCCGGCCTTTTTCATGTCCCTCAGCACCCGGAACAAATCCCTGGCTTCCTGGGGCGTCAGGACGGACGTGGGTTCATCCAGTATCAGCAAATCGGCGCCGTTGAACAGGGCCTTGATAATCTCTACGCGTTGCTGCTCCCCCGCTGAAAGCTGCCAGATCTTTTTGAGGGGATCGATTTCCAGGTTGAACTTTCTGGAGAAAGCGACGATGTCAGTCTCGATCTTTTTCTGCGGAAACAGAAAAGGTGTTTTTTTATACCCCAGGGCGATGTTTTCCGCCACCGTATGATTGTCCACCAGCATGAAATGCTGGTGGACCATGCCGATGCCCAGGCTGATGGACTCCAAGGGTGAGGATATGCGCACAGCCCTGCCGTTGATGATGATTTCGCCGGAATCCGGCTGATACAGGCCATACAGGATATTCATCAGGGTGGTTTTCCCGGCGCCGTTTTCCCCCAGAAGCCCCAGAATTTCCCCGGATGAAACCGTAAGGTCGATATCGCGGTTGGCGGGAATCCCATGAAACGACTTGGAGATGCCCGCCATCTCGAGTTTTTCGATTTTAATCATACATTTTAACTGTTGCCAGCAGGAACGGGGAACCAGACCTGCCGATTCCCCGCTCCATTTCACCATGATCCTTCATGATCGGACATGAAAATATATTATTTGGGAATACTGCCCACGATGTTGTCCACATAGTACATCATGCTCAGCAGATCACTCTTGGAGGCCCTGGTTCCCTTTTTAATCTTCAGCACCCCGGTGTTGTCATAGATGGGGCCGCTGAACGGATCGAAAACATCCGGACCCTTTTTCATCTGCGCGTAGCGTTTCATCACCAGATCGTAGGCCGAAATCTCACCGAAATCCGCGGTTTTTATTTTGGCGGCCTTGAGGTCGCCGACAAACTTCGGATTGATGCTGTTGTCGAAGCTGCCCCCCAGGATTGCCGCACCCTCGGCCGCCAGCCACCACATGTCATCGCTGGTCCAGGTCCCGTCATGCAAGTCCTGCAGGATCTTGACGTACATGACGCCCCAGTCCACCAACTGGCCGGACACCACGGAGTCGACGCCGTAGGACTGCATGGGACTGTAATGACTGAAGGTATAAATCTGCTGGCCTTTTTCA
It contains:
- a CDS encoding ABC transporter permease; protein product: MIPSINITDREKITTADKVWALAFSIVAGLFFIGLIFLAFGVNPVFAIAKIFTGSFGSMYGIKETVTKAIPLILIGVGLAIAFRAKFWNIGAESQLLMGAIFGTWVGLNWGPHLPAPVIVPLMFFAGFVGGAFWGLIPAFLKIKFAINEVISTLMMNYICAEFLTFLIVGPWKGKTKFGFPYTDDLPASATLGLIPGSRIHYATLILALLTVAVLGMVIYKTRFGYEVRVIGENPEAARYAGIDFFKTTLIIMAISGGVAGFAGVGEVAGLHHYLSYPDSISSGYGFTAIIVAWLAKLNPFFVIIASIFFAGILVGGDAIQISLGLPAATVEIFNGTLLVFLIMGDYFLKHKVRFVAEPRTGHQTTKPLKTG
- a CDS encoding ABC transporter ATP-binding protein, whose amino-acid sequence is MIKIEKLEMAGISKSFHGIPANRDIDLTVSSGEILGLLGENGAGKTTLMNILYGLYQPDSGEIIINGRAVRISSPLESISLGIGMVHQHFMLVDNHTVAENIALGYKKTPFLFPQKKIETDIVAFSRKFNLEIDPLKKIWQLSAGEQQRVEIIKALFNGADLLILDEPTSVLTPQEARDLFRVLRDMKKAGHLIILISHKLDEIMALCDRVTVLQKGRIVGHAHTAAMDKKTLARMMVGRDVIFDIQREKMPPSDRVLQVTGLTVNSDKGYPAVKEVSFDIYKNEIFGIAGVSGNGQRELVEAITGLRQVAAGKISVNDRDITNRSPRKIYDSGVSHVPEERIKFGIAPGLYVYENAILKQHHLRKYSKNSLLAYGNIKSHAKKLVDAFQVLAPSINVQTKDLSGGNIQKLILGREISHDPVLLVASHPTYGLDVGATEYLRKQLLKQRMAGGAVLLVSEDLEEIFELCDRIAVLFQGEFMGILKSDDPRTADIGLMMAGSLRLPAAGVAG
- a CDS encoding ABC transporter permease — protein: MEDMIVSVVRRTLIAGTPLLLGTIGEVICERSGILNLGVEGVMSTGAVAAFMVTFYTHNPWLGLMAAILAGMVISVIHAFASVSLQSNQVVSGLALTMLGLGISGLAGKPFVGKPLSVKMHDYAIPYLSDIPYLGEIFFDQSPFFYMALVLAPAAWFMLDYTDLGIKIRSAGENPQATEAQGVNVSLIRYGSIIAGGAFSGMAGANLSISYSGSWIEGMTAGRGWIVIALTIFALWNPMRALVGAFLFGGIFVLQYLLQPLGISPNFLAMLPYIGTLLVLLVIGLKDSRKLNAPAMLGEPYRRGER